The following proteins are encoded in a genomic region of Bacteroidales bacterium:
- a CDS encoding potassium/proton antiporter gives MDLQIEIVLLVLSVLFFLSILAGKASSKFGVPALLLFLCVGMLCGSDGLGIQFENIKFANNIGAVALCIILFSGGLDTKFSEVRPIVTQGVILATLGVFLTALITGVIIWVILGMTMPSAGVGLLTSLLLASTMASTDSASVFSILRSKNLKLKNNLRPLLELESGSNDPMAFVLVITLIDIIKLNSTPNYWAVGGILLLQLAIGALLGFILGKLAVKVMNNIKIGNDSLYPILLFTFCIFIFSVTYFAKGNGFLAVYVSGLVIGNSRFVHKRSSLNFFDGLAWMSQLIMFLTLGLLVNPHELVPIIVPALIISFAMILFSRPLTVFTCLLPFRKMGVKDKIYVSWVGLRGAVPIIFAIYPLVADVPHARLIFNIVFFCTLVSLVVQGTSLPLIARWLKLVEKPMNLKKTRNFDVDFSNDIESVTTEIEITPKMLVKGNKIMNLQLPDNTLVVLVNRDGDYFVPTGKTILQEKDKILIITDNHEDLIEIYRNLVLENV, from the coding sequence ATGGATTTACAAATTGAAATAGTTTTACTAGTATTATCAGTTTTATTTTTTTTAAGTATTTTAGCTGGAAAAGCAAGTTCAAAATTTGGAGTTCCTGCATTACTATTGTTTCTATGTGTTGGAATGTTATGCGGTAGCGATGGCTTAGGCATTCAATTTGAAAATATTAAATTCGCAAACAATATAGGAGCTGTTGCATTATGTATAATTCTTTTCTCAGGCGGATTAGATACTAAATTTTCAGAAGTTCGTCCTATAGTAACGCAAGGAGTTATATTAGCAACTCTAGGAGTATTTTTAACTGCACTTATCACAGGTGTAATTATTTGGGTCATTTTAGGAATGACAATGCCTTCTGCTGGAGTAGGCTTGCTTACTTCTTTATTATTAGCATCAACTATGGCTTCGACAGATTCTGCCTCCGTTTTCTCCATTCTTCGCTCAAAAAACCTTAAGCTTAAAAACAATCTTCGTCCACTATTGGAGCTAGAAAGTGGAAGTAACGACCCAATGGCTTTTGTTTTAGTTATAACGCTAATAGATATTATCAAATTAAACAGTACCCCAAATTATTGGGCAGTAGGAGGAATATTGCTTTTACAACTTGCCATCGGTGCTTTGCTTGGCTTCATTCTAGGCAAATTAGCTGTGAAAGTAATGAATAATATCAAAATAGGAAATGACTCTTTATATCCTATATTGCTGTTCACCTTTTGTATATTTATTTTTTCTGTAACTTATTTTGCAAAAGGGAACGGCTTCTTAGCTGTGTATGTGAGCGGATTAGTTATAGGAAATTCAAGGTTTGTACACAAACGTTCTTCGCTGAATTTTTTTGACGGCTTAGCTTGGATGTCGCAATTAATCATGTTTTTAACATTAGGATTGCTTGTAAATCCACATGAATTAGTGCCCATAATTGTTCCCGCACTAATCATTAGTTTTGCAATGATACTATTTTCAAGACCTCTAACTGTCTTTACTTGTTTATTGCCTTTTAGGAAAATGGGAGTTAAAGATAAAATTTATGTTTCTTGGGTAGGATTGAGAGGCGCTGTGCCTATTATTTTTGCTATTTATCCACTTGTGGCAGATGTTCCACACGCTAGATTAATATTTAATATCGTATTTTTCTGCACCTTGGTTTCATTAGTAGTACAAGGGACATCGCTGCCATTAATTGCTCGCTGGCTTAAACTTGTTGAAAAACCAATGAATCTCAAAAAAACAAGAAATTTTGATGTCGATTTTTCTAATGATATAGAATCTGTTACAACAGAAATAGAAATTACACCTAAAATGCTTGTAAAAGGCAACAAAATTATGAATTTACAATTGCCTGACAACACATTAGTAGTACTAGTAAATCGTGATGGCGATTATTTTGTCCCAACAGGTAAAACCATTTTGCAAGAAAAAGACAAAATATTAATTATTACAGACAATCACGAAGATTTAATTGAAATTTACAGAAATTTAGTGCTTGAAAATGTTTAG